One segment of Arthrobacter sp. MMS18-M83 DNA contains the following:
- a CDS encoding type II toxin-antitoxin system Phd/YefM family antitoxin, which produces MMSMETVTSEVSTRELRNHLADVVGRVSYGGERIGVTRNGRLAAVVISVGDAEALEAFETAQDIAAVKAWVEAGRPSRPAGELRKELGI; this is translated from the coding sequence ATGATGAGTATGGAAACCGTGACCAGTGAAGTAAGCACCCGGGAGCTTCGAAACCACCTGGCTGATGTGGTGGGACGGGTGAGCTACGGCGGTGAGCGCATCGGCGTGACCCGCAACGGCCGCTTGGCCGCCGTCGTGATCAGCGTTGGCGATGCCGAGGCGCTGGAGGCGTTCGAGACGGCCCAGGACATCGCCGCAGTCAAGGCCTGGGTTGAGGCCGGTCGGCCCTCGCGCCCCGCCGGTGAGCTGAGGAAAGAGCTTGGCATTTGA
- a CDS encoding ROK family transcriptional regulator produces the protein MPATPSPGRVGDVRRQNLALVLAGIQGHGGATRAQLAAESGLTKASVSSLVADLLESGLAREANVTRDGERGRPGTGIVLNPARGALAAEINVDYLAVGVLDFTGELLFHETLERHNRGSKPADILPLLIAMAQRGATKASGAGVELLGGELTVPGLVDAERSVVLAAPNLGWADVELSDELPTLLPDAPFGVSLSNEANGAALAELWFGHGADHGKSDRFRDFLYVSGEVGVGGGLVIDSQLFAGPQGHAGEIGHVVVNPDGPLCACGGRGCLETFAGQDAIYSAAGIEQDSNTGLMAYLLRRVHDGDELAVSAVEQAGRYLGIAVASTARVANVSAVVLGGHFAALEEWIAPALRRSLDHYAPGLIPEGNMAFSGLGQTGALIGAAATSVRRILGNPYKLIP, from the coding sequence ATGCCCGCCACGCCGTCGCCCGGAAGAGTGGGCGATGTCCGCAGGCAAAACCTGGCCCTTGTTCTCGCCGGGATCCAGGGGCACGGTGGGGCTACGCGCGCCCAACTTGCCGCGGAAAGCGGACTGACCAAGGCCTCCGTTTCAAGCCTCGTAGCCGATCTGCTCGAGTCGGGCCTGGCGCGGGAAGCAAATGTCACGCGCGACGGCGAACGCGGGCGGCCCGGAACCGGGATCGTCCTCAACCCTGCGCGCGGTGCCCTTGCCGCGGAAATCAATGTCGACTACCTCGCGGTAGGAGTCCTGGACTTCACTGGGGAACTCTTGTTCCACGAAACCCTTGAACGGCACAACCGTGGAAGCAAGCCGGCCGACATCCTGCCGCTCCTCATCGCCATGGCGCAGCGGGGAGCAACAAAGGCCTCGGGCGCCGGCGTCGAACTTCTCGGCGGGGAACTGACGGTGCCGGGGTTGGTGGATGCGGAGCGCAGCGTGGTGCTGGCCGCCCCGAACCTTGGCTGGGCCGACGTCGAGCTCTCCGACGAGCTGCCCACGCTCCTGCCGGACGCGCCTTTCGGCGTTTCCCTTTCGAACGAGGCCAACGGTGCCGCGCTCGCAGAACTCTGGTTTGGCCACGGCGCAGATCACGGCAAAAGCGACCGGTTCCGTGACTTCCTATACGTGTCCGGTGAAGTTGGCGTCGGAGGTGGGCTGGTCATAGATTCCCAGCTGTTCGCAGGTCCGCAAGGCCATGCCGGTGAGATCGGGCATGTGGTGGTGAATCCCGACGGTCCGTTGTGCGCCTGCGGTGGCCGAGGTTGCCTTGAGACGTTTGCAGGCCAGGATGCCATATATTCCGCTGCGGGAATAGAGCAGGATTCGAATACGGGGCTCATGGCATATTTGCTGCGCCGCGTTCACGACGGCGATGAGCTCGCGGTTTCAGCGGTGGAACAAGCTGGACGCTATCTCGGAATCGCGGTGGCCTCCACGGCGCGGGTGGCGAACGTCTCCGCCGTCGTGCTGGGCGGGCATTTCGCGGCACTTGAGGAGTGGATCGCTCCAGCACTGCGCCGGAGCCTGGACCACTACGCGCCGGGACTGATCCCGGAAGGGAACATGGCCTTCTCCGGACTGGGGCAGACAGGGGCGCTCATCGGCGCCGCGGCCACCTCAGTCCGGAGAATATTGGGCAACCCTTACAAGCTGATTCCCTGA
- a CDS encoding Gfo/Idh/MocA family protein, producing the protein MGKPLRVGIIGCGAIIAQYLANFRRLEAIDLVAVADLDPARAQAVADSYDGVRAVTVDELLAADDVELVLNLTIPAAHAPIALRAIAAGKSIYGEKPLAATTAEARQVLDAAREAGVVVGCAPDTVLGTGIQTARKAIDDGLIGAPISATATMVTPGHERWHPNPDFYYQPGGGPLLDMGPYYVSALVTLLGPVVSVIGAASHTRNSRTIGSGPRQGESIPVTIDSHVTGVLVHASGALSTLVMSFDAVKTKSANIEVHGATGSLVVPDPNHFDGDVELFTLGADSWQTLPASAGYIDSGRGFGIADLAATPAGVEPRAGGQLAFHALEVMESVLASAHSGSAVSIESTADRPDLVELTALAAPVAEVQGISL; encoded by the coding sequence TTGGGCAAGCCGTTAAGAGTAGGAATCATCGGCTGCGGTGCCATCATCGCCCAGTACCTGGCAAATTTCCGACGACTGGAAGCGATTGACCTAGTGGCCGTCGCCGATCTCGATCCCGCACGCGCGCAAGCGGTCGCGGATTCTTACGACGGCGTCCGCGCGGTCACGGTCGACGAGCTCCTGGCGGCGGACGACGTCGAGCTCGTCTTGAACCTCACCATTCCTGCCGCGCACGCGCCGATCGCTTTGAGGGCGATCGCCGCCGGCAAGAGTATTTATGGGGAGAAGCCCCTCGCGGCAACTACCGCCGAGGCACGGCAAGTGCTCGACGCGGCGCGGGAGGCCGGCGTCGTGGTCGGCTGCGCGCCGGACACGGTGCTGGGTACCGGGATCCAAACCGCCCGCAAGGCGATCGACGACGGCTTGATCGGTGCGCCGATCTCGGCCACCGCGACCATGGTCACCCCGGGACACGAGCGCTGGCACCCGAACCCGGACTTCTACTACCAGCCCGGCGGCGGACCCCTGCTGGACATGGGCCCCTACTACGTCAGCGCCCTCGTCACCCTGCTCGGCCCGGTGGTCTCGGTCATCGGAGCCGCAAGCCACACCCGGAACTCGCGCACCATCGGCTCAGGACCGCGCCAGGGCGAATCGATCCCGGTCACCATCGATTCGCACGTCACCGGAGTCCTGGTCCATGCCTCCGGCGCACTGTCCACGCTCGTGATGAGCTTCGACGCCGTGAAAACGAAGTCGGCCAACATCGAGGTCCATGGCGCCACGGGGTCCCTTGTTGTTCCCGACCCGAACCACTTTGACGGCGACGTTGAACTCTTCACGCTCGGCGCCGACTCCTGGCAGACGCTGCCGGCCTCGGCCGGCTACATCGATTCGGGCCGAGGCTTCGGCATCGCCGACCTCGCTGCCACCCCTGCCGGCGTGGAACCGCGCGCAGGCGGCCAGTTGGCCTTCCATGCCTTGGAAGTCATGGAATCCGTACTGGCATCCGCCCACAGCGGGTCCGCGGTGTCCATCGAAAGCACGGCAGACCGGCCGGACCTGGTGGAACTGACCGCGTTGGCGGCTCCTGTCGCAGAGGTTCAGGGAATCAGCTTGTAA
- a CDS encoding ThuA domain-containing protein codes for MTDKKTALVVRGGWDGHQPFEATELFIPFLKDNGYDVRVEESPKVYADSAYMSGVDLIVQCMTMSTIEKDEFEGLRTAVENGTGLAGWHGGIADSYRNNSDYLHMIGGQFACHPGKHPDERIGEQSDNYVPYTVNMLPAAASHPITQGLGDFKLVTEQYWVLSDDYIDVLATTTQKVRDWDQWNREVTSPAIWTRQWAEGRIFVCTPGHRVEILQDSNVRTIIERGMLWASR; via the coding sequence ATGACTGACAAGAAGACCGCCCTGGTGGTCCGTGGCGGCTGGGATGGCCATCAGCCATTCGAGGCCACAGAACTCTTTATCCCGTTCCTCAAGGACAACGGCTACGACGTCCGGGTGGAGGAATCCCCCAAGGTATATGCCGATTCGGCATATATGTCCGGCGTGGACCTGATCGTGCAGTGCATGACCATGTCCACCATCGAGAAGGACGAATTCGAAGGGCTCCGCACCGCCGTCGAAAACGGCACCGGACTCGCCGGCTGGCACGGCGGCATCGCCGATTCCTACCGGAACAACTCGGACTACCTGCACATGATCGGCGGCCAATTCGCCTGCCACCCGGGCAAGCACCCGGACGAACGCATCGGCGAACAGTCCGACAACTACGTGCCGTACACGGTGAACATGCTCCCGGCTGCCGCGAGCCACCCCATCACGCAGGGTCTCGGCGACTTTAAGTTGGTCACCGAGCAGTATTGGGTCCTCTCGGACGACTACATCGACGTCCTCGCCACCACCACCCAGAAGGTCAGGGACTGGGACCAGTGGAACCGGGAGGTCACCTCTCCTGCCATCTGGACCAGGCAGTGGGCCGAAGGCCGGATCTTCGTCTGCACCCCCGGGCACCGGGTGGAAATCCTCCAGGACAGCAACGTCCGCACAATCATCGAAAGGGGCATGCTTTGGGCAAGCCGTTAA
- a CDS encoding sugar phosphate isomerase/epimerase family protein: MKRPITLFTGQWADLPFEEVARLAGEWGFDGLEIACWGDHLDPYRASVDDGYVKERLDILERNGLKVFAIANHLTGQAVCDDPIDERHRDILSDEVWGNGDPEGVRQRAAQAMKDTARAAARLGVKTVTGFTGSSIWKAVAMFPPASEAMIERGYQDFSDRWNPILDVFDEVGVRFALEVHPSEIAYDYWTAKRTLEAVCHRESFGLNFDPSHFIWQDLDPVMFLQDFAPKIFHMHVKESIRQLNGRNGRLGSHLPWADPRRGWDFVTAGHGDVKWEPIFRTLNAIGYDGPTSVEWEDAGMDRLLGAPQSLAMVRELAAIAPPVAAFDAAFSSR; encoded by the coding sequence ATGAAACGACCCATCACACTATTCACCGGCCAATGGGCCGACCTGCCCTTCGAAGAGGTCGCACGGCTCGCGGGCGAGTGGGGCTTCGACGGGCTGGAAATCGCCTGCTGGGGCGACCACCTGGACCCCTACCGTGCTTCCGTCGACGACGGTTACGTCAAGGAACGCCTGGACATCCTGGAGAGGAACGGCCTTAAGGTCTTCGCGATCGCCAACCACCTCACCGGCCAAGCGGTGTGTGATGACCCCATCGATGAACGCCACCGGGACATCCTGTCCGATGAGGTCTGGGGCAATGGCGACCCCGAAGGAGTGCGCCAACGCGCCGCACAGGCCATGAAGGACACGGCACGGGCCGCGGCACGCCTCGGCGTCAAGACCGTCACGGGATTCACGGGCTCCTCCATCTGGAAGGCCGTGGCCATGTTCCCGCCTGCCTCGGAGGCGATGATCGAACGCGGCTACCAGGATTTCTCGGACCGCTGGAACCCGATTCTCGACGTGTTCGACGAAGTGGGGGTCCGCTTCGCTTTGGAAGTGCACCCCTCCGAGATCGCCTACGACTACTGGACCGCGAAGCGCACGTTGGAAGCAGTATGCCACCGGGAGAGCTTCGGGCTGAATTTCGATCCATCCCACTTCATCTGGCAGGACCTGGATCCGGTGATGTTCCTTCAGGATTTCGCGCCGAAGATCTTCCATATGCACGTCAAGGAATCCATCCGCCAGCTCAATGGCCGCAATGGCCGGCTCGGATCCCACTTGCCGTGGGCCGATCCGCGGCGGGGCTGGGACTTCGTCACCGCAGGCCACGGAGACGTGAAATGGGAGCCGATCTTCCGCACCCTAAACGCCATCGGCTACGACGGGCCAACCAGCGTCGAGTGGGAAGACGCGGGCATGGACCGGCTCCTGGGGGCACCGCAATCCTTGGCCATGGTCCGGGAACTCGCCGCTATCGCCCCGCCGGTCGCCGCGTTCGACGCGGCCTTCTCAAGCCGCTGA
- a CDS encoding Gfo/Idh/MocA family protein: MTTAKPLRVGMVGYSFMGAAHSHAWRTAPRFFDLPLDPQLTALSGRNDDGVRAAARKLGWGSVETDWRRLLERDDIDLIDICTPGNTHAEIAIAALEAGKHVLCEKPLANSVAEAERMTEAAQAAAERGVLSMCGFSYRRTPALALAKRMVEQGRLGTIRHVRAQYLQDWLSDENAPMTWRLDKSKSGSGSLGDIGAHSIDAAQWVTGQQITGVSALLETFVHERPLGGDLVGLGGHGDVGADAPRGRVTVDDAAIFSARFDGGATSPGAVGVFEATRFALGRKNAMRLEVNGTKASLAFDFEEMNVLSFYDAAESPDAGFRRIFVTEPEHPYAGNWWPTGHGLGYEHGFTHQVVDLVTAIGAGEQPSPSFADALQVQKVLAAVEGSAAESSRWQKV; this comes from the coding sequence ATGACTACCGCAAAGCCCTTGCGCGTCGGCATGGTCGGCTACTCGTTCATGGGCGCCGCCCACTCCCACGCCTGGCGGACTGCGCCGAGGTTCTTCGATCTCCCGCTGGACCCCCAGCTCACCGCCCTTTCCGGCCGGAACGACGACGGCGTCCGGGCCGCCGCGCGCAAGCTCGGCTGGGGATCCGTGGAGACGGATTGGCGCCGGCTCCTCGAGCGGGACGACATCGACCTGATCGACATCTGCACCCCGGGCAACACGCATGCCGAGATCGCGATCGCGGCCCTTGAAGCCGGCAAGCACGTGCTCTGCGAAAAGCCGCTGGCCAATTCGGTGGCGGAAGCAGAGCGCATGACCGAAGCCGCGCAGGCCGCGGCCGAACGCGGAGTCTTATCGATGTGCGGGTTCAGCTACCGTCGCACGCCAGCTTTGGCCCTGGCCAAACGGATGGTCGAGCAGGGCCGGCTCGGAACCATCCGGCATGTGCGGGCGCAGTACCTGCAGGACTGGCTCAGTGACGAAAACGCTCCCATGACCTGGCGGCTGGACAAGTCGAAGTCGGGGTCGGGCTCCCTGGGCGACATTGGAGCGCACAGCATCGACGCCGCGCAGTGGGTCACCGGGCAGCAGATCACCGGTGTCTCCGCCCTCCTGGAAACCTTCGTCCACGAGCGCCCGCTGGGCGGTGACCTCGTGGGCCTCGGCGGCCATGGCGACGTCGGCGCCGATGCGCCCCGCGGCAGAGTCACTGTTGACGACGCCGCGATTTTCAGCGCAAGGTTCGACGGCGGCGCTACTTCGCCGGGCGCCGTCGGGGTTTTCGAGGCGACGCGCTTCGCCCTGGGACGCAAGAACGCCATGCGCCTGGAGGTCAATGGCACCAAAGCGTCGTTGGCTTTCGACTTTGAAGAGATGAACGTCTTGTCCTTCTATGACGCCGCAGAATCCCCCGACGCCGGATTCCGCCGGATCTTCGTCACCGAACCCGAACACCCCTACGCCGGCAATTGGTGGCCTACGGGCCATGGCCTCGGCTACGAGCACGGTTTCACGCACCAAGTGGTGGACCTCGTGACGGCGATCGGGGCAGGCGAGCAGCCCTCGCCGTCGTTCGCTGATGCATTGCAAGTGCAAAAGGTGCTGGCCGCCGTGGAAGGCAGCGCCGCAGAGTCCAGCCGCTGGCAGAAAGTCTAG
- a CDS encoding carbohydrate ABC transporter permease, which translates to MASTTQLPVPPARRAALSDKQDHKHGPRSKRTKGPGRFRPNYLGGLGGWLWLAVIIVPIYYVVVTSLKNQAGFFTSNPMMPPSEPTLDNYKLVLENDFAMYFVNSLIVTVGSVVPALFVSFMAAYAIVRGKGRFLAWTNNTFLLGLAIPLHATIIPIYWMITKAHLYDTLLALILPSIAFAIPISVLILSNFMRDVPNELFESMRLDGCSDWAMMWRLALPMTRPAVVTVGIYNALGVWNGFLFPLILTQSPSTRVLPLSLWTFQGEFSVNIPAVLASVVLATLPLLVIYVVARRQLLSGLTAGFSK; encoded by the coding sequence ATGGCTTCCACAACCCAACTTCCCGTACCTCCGGCAAGGCGCGCCGCGCTAAGCGACAAGCAAGACCACAAGCATGGCCCCCGGTCAAAACGGACCAAGGGACCAGGACGCTTCCGTCCTAACTATCTGGGCGGCTTGGGCGGTTGGTTGTGGCTGGCGGTCATCATCGTTCCTATCTACTACGTCGTGGTCACCAGCCTGAAGAACCAGGCAGGCTTCTTTACCTCGAACCCGATGATGCCGCCAAGCGAGCCGACGCTGGACAACTACAAGCTGGTGCTCGAGAACGACTTCGCGATGTACTTCGTCAACAGCCTGATCGTCACAGTGGGCAGCGTTGTGCCGGCACTCTTCGTCTCGTTCATGGCTGCCTACGCGATCGTTCGCGGTAAGGGCCGCTTCCTGGCTTGGACAAACAACACGTTCCTCCTGGGCCTGGCGATTCCGCTCCACGCCACGATCATCCCCATCTACTGGATGATCACCAAAGCGCATCTCTACGACACCTTGTTGGCGCTGATCCTCCCGTCCATCGCGTTCGCCATTCCCATTTCGGTCCTCATCCTGAGCAACTTCATGCGGGATGTCCCCAACGAGCTGTTCGAGTCCATGCGGCTCGACGGCTGCTCGGACTGGGCCATGATGTGGCGACTCGCGCTGCCCATGACGCGGCCCGCCGTCGTGACCGTCGGCATTTACAACGCGCTCGGCGTCTGGAACGGCTTCCTCTTCCCGCTGATCCTGACCCAAAGCCCGTCCACCCGCGTGCTTCCGCTGTCCTTGTGGACGTTCCAGGGCGAATTCAGCGTCAACATCCCCGCCGTGCTGGCTTCGGTGGTGCTCGCGACCTTGCCGCTGCTGGTGATCTATGTTGTGGCCCGCCGCCAGCTGCTCAGCGGACTGACCGCCGGATTCAGCAAGTAG
- a CDS encoding carbohydrate ABC transporter permease encodes MSISTGSSRRVLEKGPSGWLAAPALVFFLLFAILPLLGVLFLSFTKWDGLGEIKLDGLSSWTTVLTDPVTGNALLVTAKIMFFSFIVQAPISLLLGVFTSASQKYRAALAVLYFVPLLLSSAAVAIAYKALLDPNFGLGPGLGLPFLAQDWLGNSDLVLFVVVFVIAWQFVPFHTLIYQGGVRQIPASLYEAAQIDGAGRMQQFFAITLPQLKYTIITSSTLMVVGSLAYFDLVFVLTGGGPGYATRLLPLHMYLTGFKANDMGAASALGVILVVIGLALALILQRLGGKNRNASQLEGA; translated from the coding sequence GTGTCCATCTCAACCGGTTCTTCCCGGCGGGTCCTTGAAAAGGGCCCGTCGGGGTGGCTGGCCGCACCAGCCCTCGTTTTCTTCCTCCTGTTCGCCATCCTCCCGCTCCTTGGCGTGCTCTTCCTGAGCTTCACCAAATGGGATGGGCTGGGCGAAATCAAGCTGGACGGCTTGTCGAGCTGGACCACGGTCCTAACCGATCCCGTCACCGGTAACGCGCTGTTGGTCACCGCCAAGATCATGTTCTTCTCGTTCATCGTCCAGGCGCCCATCAGCCTACTGCTGGGCGTGTTCACGTCCGCTTCCCAGAAATACCGCGCAGCCCTCGCGGTCTTGTACTTCGTGCCGCTGCTGCTTTCCTCGGCTGCCGTCGCCATCGCGTACAAGGCCCTGTTGGACCCGAACTTCGGCCTTGGCCCGGGCTTGGGCCTTCCGTTCCTTGCCCAGGACTGGCTCGGCAACTCGGATCTGGTGCTTTTCGTGGTCGTCTTTGTCATCGCCTGGCAGTTCGTCCCGTTCCACACGCTCATCTACCAAGGCGGCGTACGCCAGATCCCGGCGTCGCTCTACGAAGCGGCCCAAATTGACGGTGCAGGACGCATGCAACAGTTCTTCGCCATCACCTTGCCCCAGTTGAAGTACACCATCATCACGTCCTCCACCCTCATGGTGGTCGGCTCGCTGGCCTACTTCGACCTCGTCTTCGTCCTCACGGGCGGCGGACCCGGGTACGCCACGCGGCTGCTGCCGCTGCACATGTACCTGACGGGCTTCAAGGCGAACGACATGGGAGCTGCCAGTGCCCTGGGCGTCATCCTCGTGGTGATCGGCCTTGCGCTGGCCCTGATCCTGCAAAGACTCGGTGGCAAGAACCGCAACGCAAGCCAATTGGAAGGTGCCTGA
- a CDS encoding extracellular solute-binding protein yields MVKLTLRSAAIAVTAAAVSLSLAACGSSGPAGSAGNADSTTMWGLTGGNQPVLQKSIDAWNKAHPDEAIKLDFFANDAYKTKVRTAVGAGQGPTFIYGWGGGVLKSYVDSGQVADMSDFIGSNPDVKSRYLPSVLKNGVINGKTYALPNNNVQPVVLYFNKEIFDKIGAQAPKTWDELMALVPKFKAAGIAPFSLGGQSKWPDLMWLEYLVERIGGPDAFANIAANKPGAWSDPAVKEALTKIQELVDAGGFVNGFSSIAADSNADQALLYTGKAAMILQGGWIYQGMKKDAADFVKSGKLGYITFPSVSGGKGDPANVVGNPSNFWSISSKATDSQKKAALDYVKSGMFTDADTQALIDSGAVPVTTGIESKLAASPDKDFLSYVYGMAKNAPSFTLSWDQALSPAQGDAMLANLDQIFLKKISPDQFVTTMNATIGK; encoded by the coding sequence ATGGTAAAACTCACGTTGCGTTCAGCAGCGATCGCCGTCACTGCTGCGGCCGTGTCACTCTCCCTCGCTGCCTGTGGTTCCAGCGGACCGGCCGGTTCGGCGGGCAACGCCGATTCGACCACCATGTGGGGCCTTACGGGCGGCAACCAGCCCGTGCTCCAGAAGTCCATCGACGCGTGGAACAAAGCTCACCCGGATGAGGCCATCAAGCTCGACTTCTTCGCGAACGACGCGTACAAGACCAAGGTCCGCACCGCCGTCGGCGCTGGCCAGGGACCTACCTTCATCTATGGGTGGGGCGGCGGAGTCTTGAAGTCCTACGTCGACTCCGGCCAGGTGGCCGACATGTCCGATTTCATCGGGTCAAACCCGGACGTCAAGAGCCGCTACCTTCCGTCCGTGCTCAAGAATGGCGTGATCAACGGCAAGACCTATGCCCTGCCGAACAACAACGTGCAGCCGGTCGTCCTGTATTTCAACAAGGAAATCTTCGACAAGATCGGCGCACAAGCCCCCAAGACCTGGGATGAGCTGATGGCGCTGGTGCCGAAGTTCAAAGCAGCCGGTATTGCCCCCTTCTCCCTGGGTGGCCAGTCCAAGTGGCCTGACCTGATGTGGCTCGAATACCTTGTTGAGCGCATCGGCGGACCCGACGCCTTCGCGAACATCGCCGCGAACAAGCCCGGCGCCTGGTCCGATCCCGCCGTCAAGGAAGCCCTGACCAAGATCCAGGAACTGGTTGACGCCGGCGGATTCGTGAACGGCTTCTCCTCCATCGCTGCCGACAGCAACGCCGACCAGGCGCTCCTCTACACCGGCAAGGCCGCCATGATCCTGCAGGGCGGCTGGATCTACCAGGGCATGAAGAAGGACGCAGCGGACTTCGTCAAGAGCGGCAAGCTGGGCTACATCACGTTCCCGAGCGTTTCCGGAGGCAAGGGCGATCCGGCCAACGTGGTGGGCAACCCTTCCAACTTCTGGTCGATCTCCTCCAAGGCCACTGACAGCCAGAAGAAGGCTGCGCTCGACTACGTCAAGAGCGGAATGTTCACCGACGCTGACACCCAGGCCCTGATCGATTCCGGAGCCGTTCCCGTGACCACGGGCATCGAGAGCAAGCTGGCAGCATCGCCGGACAAGGACTTCTTGAGCTACGTGTACGGCATGGCCAAGAACGCCCCGAGCTTCACCCTCTCCTGGGACCAGGCCCTCAGCCCCGCACAGGGAGACGCCATGCTGGCGAACCTGGACCAGATCTTCCTGAAGAAGATCAGCCCCGATCAGTTCGTCACAACCATGAACGCAACGATCGGAAAGTAA
- a CDS encoding LacI family DNA-binding transcriptional regulator has translation MASNERPAKLTLAAIAREAGVSMPTVSKVVNGREDVAAATRAKVLTALERTGYKSPLQRKNIAGRRPVVEVVLDTLNSAYGVEVLNGVLEHAAASDVEVLLNITGQQGASTLSPEQRAQRIIDEGRSGMIVVTSAFSSAQLDPFRRRHIPIVVIDPLNPPPDDVVSVGASNWAGGKSATAHLLDLGHRRIAYLGGPEAAECNQARLHGYMAALMANGVPVEERYILSGPFRSESGVAGMKTLLQLEERPTAIFAASDSIALGVLAEARRQKIRIPEDISVVGFDGTYQAEESVPPLTSVSQPLQEMGRAALRFVLRQMRGDAVDSRRVELATHLVVRESTAPRVPEQDKAVSGVGGGR, from the coding sequence ATGGCCAGCAATGAACGCCCGGCCAAGCTGACATTGGCCGCGATTGCGCGGGAGGCGGGCGTCTCGATGCCGACGGTCTCGAAGGTAGTCAACGGGCGCGAGGACGTTGCCGCCGCCACTCGCGCCAAGGTTCTGACTGCCTTGGAGCGGACGGGGTACAAGTCACCGCTTCAGCGAAAAAACATCGCTGGCCGGCGGCCCGTGGTGGAGGTAGTGCTGGACACCTTGAACTCGGCGTATGGAGTGGAAGTGCTCAATGGCGTGCTGGAGCACGCGGCCGCATCCGACGTCGAAGTCCTCCTCAACATCACGGGCCAACAAGGTGCGTCGACACTTAGCCCGGAGCAACGGGCCCAGCGGATCATCGACGAGGGGCGCAGCGGCATGATCGTGGTGACCTCGGCCTTCAGTTCGGCTCAGTTGGATCCATTCCGACGGCGGCACATACCCATCGTTGTCATTGACCCGCTCAACCCGCCGCCGGATGACGTGGTCAGCGTGGGCGCCAGCAACTGGGCGGGCGGCAAGTCTGCCACGGCCCATTTACTGGATCTGGGTCACCGGCGAATCGCCTACCTGGGCGGGCCGGAAGCCGCGGAATGCAACCAAGCGCGGCTTCACGGCTACATGGCCGCACTGATGGCGAACGGTGTGCCGGTCGAGGAGCGCTACATCCTGTCAGGGCCTTTCCGGTCCGAGAGCGGTGTGGCGGGAATGAAGACCCTGCTTCAGCTTGAAGAGCGCCCAACTGCGATCTTCGCCGCAAGCGACAGCATCGCTTTGGGAGTCCTCGCCGAGGCGCGTCGGCAAAAGATCCGCATCCCCGAGGACATTAGTGTGGTCGGTTTTGACGGCACCTACCAGGCGGAAGAATCGGTGCCTCCCCTGACATCTGTGTCCCAGCCGCTGCAGGAGATGGGCCGCGCCGCCTTGCGGTTCGTGCTGCGGCAAATGCGAGGCGATGCGGTGGATTCACGCAGGGTGGAACTTGCCACGCACCTCGTGGTCCGCGAATCCACGGCGCCTCGGGTCCCCGAGCAGGATAAGGCCGTCAGCGGTGTAGGAGGAGGCCGATGA